One segment of Buteo buteo chromosome 6, bButBut1.hap1.1, whole genome shotgun sequence DNA contains the following:
- the MGAT2 gene encoding alpha-1,6-mannosyl-glycoprotein 2-beta-N-acetylglucosaminyltransferase, translated as MRLRIYKRKVLLLALALAVCALALWGSGGGGGRRRQQQQQQQQQQQQRGGTGSTGEPPRVSEPPPRRPAVINASAASLESPVLTENGTLSYRSLVYRLNFDQPVRNAGRFPARSAAAADVVLVVQVHDRAEHLRLLLESLRRAAGVENVLLVLSHDLWAEELNRLAARVDFCPVLQVFFPFSIQLYPREFPGHDPRDCPRDVGKAAALRLGCINAEYPDSFGHYREARFSQTKHHWWWKLHFVWERVRALREHAGPVLFLEEDHYLAPDFYHVLKKLWALRERECPECQIVSLGTYSPVRGGFAGRADKVEMKTWKSTEHNMGMAFGRDTYQKLIECTDAFCTYDDYNWDWTLQHLTVSCLPKFWKVLVPEIPRIFHTGDCGMHHKKSCRPSTQSAKIDSLLNSNQQYLFPETMSVSKRYSMAPLSPHVKNGGWGDIRDHELCKSYRRLQ; from the coding sequence ATGCGGCTGCGGATCTACAAGCGGAAGGTGTTGCTGCTGGCGCTGGCGCTGGCGGTCTGCGCGCTGGCGCTGTggggaagcggcggcggcggcgggcggaggcggcagcagcagcagcagcagcagcagcagcagcagcaacggGGCGGTACCGGTAGCACCGGGGAGCCGCCGCGGGTCAGCGaaccgccgccgcgccgccccgccgtTATTAACGCTTCGGCTGCGTCTTTAGAGTCGCCGGTGCTGACCGAGAACGGGACGCTGAGTTACCGCTCGCTCGTTTACCGGTTGAACTTCGACCAACCGGTGCGGAACGCCGGGCGCTTCCCGGCGCggtccgccgccgccgccgacgTGGTGCTGGTGGTGCAGGTGCACGATCGAGCCGAGCACCTGCGGTTGCTGCTGGAGTCGctgcggcgggcggcgggagtGGAGAAcgtgctgctggtgctgagccACGACCTGTGGGCCGAGGAGCTCAACCGGCTGGCGGCACGCGTGGACTTCTGCCCCGTCCTGCAGGTCTTCTTCCCCTTCAGCATCCAGCTCTACCCCCGCGAGTTCCCCGGCCACGACCCCCGCGACTGCCCCCGCGACGTGGGCAAGGCGGCCGCCCTGCGCCTGGGCTGCATCAACGCCGAGTACCCCGACTCCTTCGGGCACTACCGCGAAGCTCGCTTCTCCCAAACCAAGCACCACTGGTGGTGGAAGCTGCATTTCGTCTGGGAGCGGGTGCGGGCGCTGCGGGAGCACGCCGGGCCCGTCCTCTTCCTCGAGGAGGACCACTACCTGGCGCCCGACTTCTACCACGTCCTCAAAAAGCTCTGGGCCCTGCGCGAGCGGGAGTGCCCCGAGTGCCAGATCGTCTCCCTGGGCACCTACAGCCCCGTGCGCGGCGGCTTCGCCGGCCGCGCCGACAAGGTGGAGATGAAGACGTGGAAGTCCACCGAGCACAACATGGGCATGGCCTTCGGCAGAGACACCTACCAGAAGCTCATCGAGTGCACGGACGCCTTCTGCACCTACGATGACTACAACTGGGACTGGACTCTGCAGCACTTGACTGTCTCTTGTCTTCCAAAGTTCTGGAAAGTGCTGGTTCCCGAAATCCCCAGGATTTTTCACACGGGGGACTGCGGCATGCACCACAAGAAATCCTGCAGACCGTCCACCCAGAGTGCCAAAATCGACTCTCTCTTGAACAGCAACCAACAGTACCTGTTTCCCGAAACGATGAGTGTCAGTAAAAGGTACTCCATGGCACCCCTTTCCCCTCATGTGAAAAACGGAGGGTGGGGAGATATTAGGGACCACGAACTCTGTAAAAGTTACCGCAGACTTCAGTGA